DNA sequence from the Hyalangium ruber genome:
GCGACACTCCGAAGTGGTACGCGGAGCGTCGCAGGCCCATGATCATCCCATTGTAGGCCGTCACGACGCGGGCAGCTCCGGACGCGCTCGCGACGACCTTCAGCGGGATGAGATGTTCTTCGCGCGGATGGGCGAGCCGTACCGCAGGTGCGGACGCCCACCGCGCGAGGCGTGGGTTACGCTCAGAACCCCCGTGTCGCGGCGCGCAGCCAGCGCCAGTACGCACCCAGGCCCGGCGAGACGCGCGCCTGCGCCCAGCGCACCCGCCTCAGCAGCTTTCCCGTCAGCCCCTTCACCATCGGATCGAGCAAGGCCATCGCCTCGGCACGCTGTCCCTGACGGGCCAGCAGTCGCGCCAGGTCCAGCTTCGGCTCGAAGAGATCCGGGTCGAGCGTGAGCGCCTCCTTCAGCAGGGTGATGGCCTCGCGGCGCTCCTCCTTGCGGTTCAGGTAGAGCCGGCCGCGCAGGAGCATCCGCACCGCATCCGGGCGGCGCCCCTTCTCCATGTTCATCTTCGCCACCTGCTGCCACAGGCTGATGCGCTGCGGAAACGTCTCCGCCGCCTGCGTGTAGACAGCCAGGGCCTTGTCGGCGAAGCCCTTGTCCAGGTGGCCCTTGGCCGCCGCGTGGAAGCTCCCCAGCGCGGCCTCGGGCTCATTCGTTCGCGCCAGCAGCGGCGCCAGCTTGCCGTGGACGACGGGGTCCTGCGGCTCCAGCTCCAAGGCCTTGCGATACCCGGCGATGGCCTTCTTGAGCCGGCCCTTGGACCGGGCGACATCCGCATGGGTGATCAACTCGGAGCGAGTCGGCGGCGCTTTCTGTCGGAAGAGCATGGGCGGTCGTCATCATACCGCCGCCCCATGGACTCAGTGGGCTCGCGCCGCCCACTCCCACGCAGTGCCCTGATGCAGCGCCGCGTAGATGTCGTCACGCAGAATGTTGCACTCCTCGTGTGTCAGCGTGCGGTCCAGCGCGCGCAGCACCACCCGGAGCAGCACATTTTTCTGCCCTGGCGAAATCCCCAACCGCGTCACGGCCGCCGGCGGCAGCGCGTTGTAGGGA
Encoded proteins:
- a CDS encoding tetratricopeptide repeat protein, with protein sequence MLFRQKAPPTRSELITHADVARSKGRLKKAIAGYRKALELEPQDPVVHGKLAPLLARTNEPEAALGSFHAAAKGHLDKGFADKALAVYTQAAETFPQRISLWQQVAKMNMEKGRRPDAVRMLLRGRLYLNRKEERREAITLLKEALTLDPDLFEPKLDLARLLARQGQRAEAMALLDPMVKGLTGKLLRRVRWAQARVSPGLGAYWRWLRAATRGF